Proteins found in one Amblyraja radiata isolate CabotCenter1 chromosome 15, sAmbRad1.1.pri, whole genome shotgun sequence genomic segment:
- the cpn1 gene encoding carboxypeptidase N catalytic chain — MVPVLGCVALLLAAAAAPATAELDYRHHRYDGLVRALIGVQRDCPFISRLYSIGRSQLGRHLYVLELSDRPGVHEPLEPEFKYVGNMHGNEVLGRELLIMLAQYLCEEYNHRNPRVTNLIHETRIHILPTMNPDGYEVAADQGPDMNSYMTGRANAHGIDLNRNFPDLHLAAHKLQGKNHHISLPTDWQRQVEQETYAVIRWMQSYNFVLSANLHGGAVVANYPFDKAEGPPGRGMYRATTSSTPDNQLFQKLARVYSYSHGWMHSGTNCGDYFPDGITNGASWYSLARGMQDFNYLYSNCFEITLELSCRKFPPESELQREWYGNREALLAYMEEVHKGIKGMVLDENNNGIPEAIISVSGINHDVTTGTGGDYFRLLLPGKYTVTASAPGYENQTAHIGVNENPSSRLDFRLVPKVAVRSTSVPTVPTEQNTSSRAVQRRMGPRATRRRARRRQRGQ; from the exons ATGGTGCCTGTGTTGGGATGTGTGGCGTTGCTGCTGGCCGCTGCCGCCGCTCCGGCCACAGCCGAGCTGGACTACCGGCACCACCGCTACGACGGGCTGGTGCGGGCGCTGATCGGCGTGCAGCGGGACTGCCCCTTCATCAGCCGCCTGTACAGCATCGGGCGCAGCCAGCTCGGCCGCCACCTCTATGTGCTGGAGCTCAGCGACCGGCCCGGGGTGCATGAGCCGT TGGAGCCAGAGTTTAAGTATGTGGGGAACATGCATGGCAACGAGGTGCTGGGTCGGGAGCTGCTGATTATGCTGGCACAGTACCTGTGTGAGGAGTACAACCACAGGAACCCGCGGGTCACCAACCTCATCCACGAAACACGCATCCACATCCTGCCCACCATGAACCCTGATGGCTACGAGGTGGCTGCTGACCAG GGTCCGGATATGAATTCGTACATGACGGGGCGGGCCAACGCGCATGGCATCGACCTGAACCGCAACTTCCCTGACCTGCATCTGGCCGCCCACAAGCTGCAGGGCAAGAACCACCACATCTCCCTGCCCACCGACTGGCAGCGCCAG GTGGAGCAGGAAACCTACGCGGTGATCCGATGGATGCAGAGCTACAACTTTGTTCTGTCCGCCAATCTCCACGGGGGGGCGGTGGTGGCGAACTACCCCTTCGACAAGGCGGAGGGTCCCCCCGGGCGGGGAATGTACCGAGCCACCACCTCCAGCACCCCCGACAATCAACTCTTCCAGAAG cTTGCTCGTGTCTATTCCTACTCCCACGGATGGATGCACAGTGGGACTAACTGTGGAGACTACTTCCCTGATGGGATCACCAATGGAGCCAGCTGGTACTCGCTCGCCAGAG GGATGCAGGATTTCAATTACCTCTACAGCAACTGCTTTGAGATCACGCTGGAGCTGAGCTGTAGGAAGTTCCCTCCGGAGAGTGAGCTTCAGCGGGAGTGGTACGGGAACCGCGAGGCGCTGCTCGCCTACATGGAGGAG GTTCACAAGGGAATTAAAGGAATGGTGTTGGATGAAAACAACAACGGGATTCCTGAGGCCATCATCTCAGTTTCTGGCATTAATCACGATGTCACCACAG GTACCGGCGGCGACTATTTCCGGCTGCTGTTACCGGGGAAATATACCGTCACTGCGTCCGCACCTGGTTACGAAAACCAGACTGCTCACATCGGCGTCAATGAGAATCCGTCGTCTCGG CTGGACTTCCGGCTGGTGCCGAAGGTGGCCGTGCGATCCACCAGCGTTCCCACCGTCCCAACCGAACAGAACACCAGCAGCAGAGCTGTCCAGCGCAGGATGGGACCCAGAGCCACCCGCAGGAGAGCCCGAAGGCGGCAGCGGGGGCAATGA